TTTCCCTTGGTTtgtattgttgttgttatttgGAGTAGTTGTTGAAGTGGAGTTGGGGGAGAGATGAGATGAGTCTTGATGTGCGTTTAGTTTGGAGATGAACGAGGTATGTGGTTTTATACTTGAACGGCGTCTATTTCTTAGCAGTGGTCTGATTTTCTGTGCTATTATTTCatgttcaatattttcaggAGTGGAATCTGCGAACACCACCTGTGACCTCCTCCTACCAAAGCTATAGGGGTCATTATTCGaaacttttccaaagttATTACTACTGTTCCTTGATTTATTCTGATAATGTAAATGAtgatcatcttcatcaaattcttcatcctcgtCTTCAGATGCAAGGGCATTTTCATCTATATAGAGCACATTGGTCGCTGAAAGCGGCGATTTGCTGCGTTTGATATTGACAGGAATGGCAgtagcagcagcagcagaagCAGCAGTAGTCTCATCTATACTGGTGTGGTTATGCTCGATTTTTACCGGCATTTCAACTTTGCCGCCTGAATTTAAGTTTGAATTGTTGCTTTTCCTCCTTTGACTCTCTTGTGAAATCAAGTCTTTCACCTTGGCGTTAGCAAAGTTGGTCGCCTCCAGTTCCTTAACAAAATGTGCAGGATCTACTATTTTCGCAGACCATTGACCCCACccaatcttttcaaataccACCGATCTTTCTTTATCACCACTTTCCATGGCACTCATGATGAGTCGTCTTTGTTTGGATGATGATAAATCTTTAAAGCAGGGAATATCCAGACACAATGTCTGCGTAATATGCCTAATGGCCAACGGTCCCTTTTCTAGTAATAAAGTAGATAGTTTCTCAGGTGTCACCCTTTGAGCCGCCGCCAACCCTGCAGGTGATGATGTGGAAATAGGTTTTGTGGAAAATACATTGGAGTTTACCTCGGATTTGACCGATATGTTTTGGGGAGGCGAGACATCGTTTTGGTTCTCTGACATTATGAAAATATTCCGGAGAATGCCTACTTTCCAAATTTCTGCTTATTCAGAAAAGTacaaaaaagcaagagCCTTATGTTTGGCGTA
This is a stretch of genomic DNA from Saccharomyces kudriavzevii IFO 1802 strain IFO1802 genome assembly, chromosome: 4. It encodes these proteins:
- the STB3 gene encoding Stb3p (similar to Saccharomyces cerevisiae STB3 (YDR169C); ancestral locus Anc_8.363), which produces MSENQNDVSPPQNISVKSEVNSNVFSTKPISTSSPAGLAAAQRVTPEKLSTLLLEKGPLAIRHITQTLCLDIPCFKDLSSSKQRRLIMSAMESGDKERSVVFEKIGWGQWSAKIVDPAHFVKELEATNFANAKVKDLISQESQRRKSNNSNLNSGGKVEMPVKIEHNHTSIDETTAASAAAATAIPVNIKRSKSPLSATNVLYIDENALASEDEDEEFDEDDHHLHYQNKSRNSSNNFGKVSNNDPYSFGRRRSQVVFADSTPENIEHEIIAQKIRPLLRNRRRSSIKPHTSFISKLNAHQDSSHLSPNSTSTTTPNNNNNTNQGKIDLEKLTATSEPTSRRASRLSVSKESSIRSTLFPNKNYLIVTTNPTSKATSASTSPKLEEKINMGSNHILLSDKEKHKLASQRLNGESSPQLRPHSHHQPHSDTDEEDWESIGAASLRNNSLVPNIDSVASSTNGVVSPKPTNPNFINSQNGEIGSPLQEDQQKRGQQPKNGEDNSAAFLLMSLKS